From a single Pseudorasbora parva isolate DD20220531a chromosome 15, ASM2467924v1, whole genome shotgun sequence genomic region:
- the rhov gene encoding rho-related GTP-binding protein RhoV, producing the protein MPPQMDYFYHESRVPSVCLEQDDALEPAISCMLVGDGAVGKTSMIVSYTTNGYPTDYKQTAFDVFSGQVQVNGTPVRIQLMDTAGQEEFDEFRALSYAHTDVFLLCFSVVNPTSFQNITKKWIPEIRACNPSSPIILVGTQSDLLLDVNVLIDLDKYKVKPVFSSMAQSIAEKIRATEYVECSALTQKNLKEAFDAAIFAAIKHKARKVKKRRLSDRRAKAFSKCSWKKFFCFI; encoded by the exons ATGCCACCTCAAATGGATTACTTTTACCACGAGTCAAGAGTTCCGTCCGTGTGTTTAGAGCAGGACGACGCGCTGGAGCCTGCGATCAGCTGTATGCTGGTTGGGGATGGCGCGGTTGGGAAGACTAGTATGATAGTCAGCTACACCACCAATGGATACCCCACGGATTACAAACAGACAGCGTTTGACGTCTTCTCGG GACAAGTTCAGGTCAATGGGACCCCTGTGCGGATTCAGTTGATGGATACGGCTGGTCAG GAAGAATTTGATGAATTCAGAGCGCTGTCTTACGCACACACGGATGTCTTCCTCCTCTGCTTCAGTGTGGTCAACCCCACATCATTCCAGAACATTACCAAGAAATGGATCCCTGAGATTCGTGCGTGTAACCCATCCTCCCCCATCATTTTAGTTGGAACACAGTCAGACCTTCTGTTGGACGTTAACGTTCTCATAGACTTGGACAAATACAAGGTCAAACCTGTGTTCAGCTCAATGGCACAGAGCATCGCAGAGAAGATCAGGGCCACAGAGTATGTGGAGTGTTCGGCCCTGACCCAGAAGAACTTAAAAGAGGCCTTCGACGCGGCGATATTCGCGGCTATTAAACACAAGGCCAGGAAGGTCAAAAAGCGGAGACTGTCGGACAGACGAGCTAAAGCTTTTTCCAAATGCAGCTGGAAGAAGTTCTTCTGCTTCATCTGA